The genome window AAATGACTGCCTATGGGCCATATCGTCAATCAAGGGGCAATTTGAATAGATTCTCACAGCATGCCTAATCGCTATCTATACCCTCGAACACCTACTCCCGTCCTCCATCTGTGCAGGGAGAATCACAACAGCATTGTGGCTCTATACCTCTTAGCCTCGGTGCTTTCCCCTTGCCAGACCCCTGAGCTCTCGCCATTTTCTCTCCGCATTCATCCTCCGGATTCCCGTATGGACCTCACTCCCCATCACAAGATTCCCGGTCATCACACACAACAAATCACTTTCCCGTCGTGAAAAACAATAGATCCAAGCTTTCCTTATTCACTCAATGGCTGGCTGCAGCCATTGCCTCGGCCTCTCTTTGCCACGCAGAGTCAGAAAAGGAATCAACCAACCAAAAAGACCGAGGCGCACTGGAAGAATACAACCAGGAACTCCGCGACCGGGGATGGCACCGCAAGGAGGCCAATGCCCTCACCGATGCTCTGGCAGATACGTTTGGCGACGACCTTTTGCTTCCACTTCCGGCTCCGGACCAGTTTGTTACCAAGCTCTTTGCAGGGTACCAAGCGGACTACGCCAAGTTTGAAAAGGATTTCCCAAATGCCTCCATCCCCCTCCCGAAGGGATCACCATCCAAAGCAGGCGTCTGGTCGCGGATTTACATGAATCCGACAGGAGGACGTATCTATGACCTGGAACTGAATCCAAAAAATCCGGATGAAATTTACGCCAACCCGGATGGCGATGGTATTTATTTCACCAAAAACGGAGGGAAAAACTGGCACGTCATCACAGATACGATCCCAACCCGCCTGCACCGGAACTGTGCAGAAAACATCATCGTCGACCCCCGGGACTTCCGGCATGTCTTCTCCATTTCCCACTACGGACGGATGTATGAAACCAAAGACCAGGGCGCCACTTGGTCACTGGTGATCAATACCGCCAATCAACAAGGCAACGTGCCACAATTCAAGTGGGTCGAAGCCTTCCGCGATAGAAAAAACAAGCTGGTCATCATCGGGGTGGTCACAAAAGGATCGGGAAGGAATGGTGGGTGGAAACCGGGCGTCTACCGCACCGAGAATACAGGCAAAACCTGGCAGCGTATCGCTGTTGAGGGCGACAAACTACAAGAGATGGCCTTTCACAAAAAGAACCCGGACATCGTCTATTTGGCGGGCAGATCGAAGTTGTTCATTTCGAAGAATGCAGGGAAGTCATTTTCACTCCTCAAGGATTTTAAAACTGGTGACCGCCCGATGTTTATCACGACTCTCTATGGGGCTGACGCCGATGGCCTCTACGTCGCCGTTTCGACCGGTCGGGACACACAGGTTCACTTTTCAAAAAACAAGGGGAGAAACTGGCAACTCCGGCAGGATTCCGCCAAGAAAGTCGGCCATGAAAAGGGTATTTTTGGCAACGATGGAAGCAGCGGATGGACGAGCTTTTTCGAAGTGGATCCCTTTGATCCAAAGCACCTGATGGCATCGAGCGTCGGCAACTGCGAATCGTTCGACGGTGGTGTGACCTGGAACTATTTCTCCTGGGGCAAGCGCGCGAATGCGATCATGCCCGATGGCTCGGTGATCCCGTCCCCCCATGCCGGCCACAATGCCGACAACCACGTTCTTAAGTTCCATCCGGCCAAGCGAGGGTTCAGGGTCAAGGGATGTGATGGTGGAATCATGGCAAAGTGGGAGGATAAAGCGGCCAACTGGACCAACATCTCCGGTGACATGCCGGCCTTCCTCTGGTTCTCCATCATCGTCAACGAGTTTGGCGACCGCTACATCGCCGGGAATACCCAAGACCTGAATGTGCAAACCTACCGCTACGGCGTCTGGGAAAATGAGATCGGCTACGAAGGGGATGCCATTTTTATCAACCCGTACTCGAATGTTACCTATTACCCATGCTCCCCAACGGAGAAAGGTGAGGGACTGAATTTTCTGGAACCCGGGAACTGGAAAATGCACTCGTGGAACATGCCGAAATCAACGGTCAACTACAGCAACCCGGACCAGTTTTTTGTCGCCTTTGGCCGCAGGGAAACGTCCAAATCCAAGCAGCTTCCGAAGTTCCTTTATCAAAGCAACAACCGGGGCGTCAGCTATGACCGGGTTCCGAACCTGGACAAGCCGGTCTTCGCCATGAATGTATCACGCACCGATGCTCCCATCCTCACCATTTTTACAGCCACCTCCGTCATGGCTACTTCCGATTGGGGACAAAACTGGCAAACCCATCCGTATCCCAAAACCTTCAAGGCCTCCGGAGGCACCCGAAAAGTCAGTGGAGCAGTTGATCCAAACAACCCAAAAAGACTTTGGCTGGGGGGAAAAGACGGCAAGGTCTTTTTCAGCAACAACGGAGGCGCAAGCTGGCAGGATCTTTCCGGCACCCTGCCAAAAGGAGAAGTCAGTGAGCTCATTCTGCACGAAGGCACGGGCGGCGACCTTTACGCACTCATCAATGGATATGGTGTGTTCTATAAAGCCGCAGACTCCAATGATTGGAGCTTCTGGATGGATGGTTTCGACCTGAGGGACTTCAAGGAAATCCGTATCGACTACCCTCAGCAGAAGATGGTGGCCGCCAGCTACGGACGCGGAGCCTGGGAAGCCCCTTTGATGACCCCCTGCGAACGATTTTACCCCAAGGGCTTCGCCATCAAACAGCTCAACGAGTTAGCTGACATCAAGGTGTTCGGTATCGATAGCCCACTGGTCACGCCCGACTACTACAACTACCACTGGACCATCAATGGAAAGCCTCAGGGGAGTAACACGCCGATGTTGGTCAGCAAAAACTGCAAACCAGGCGACACGGTGGAGCTGACGCTGAAACCGAAACATACCACGGGTATTGAAACACGCTCCAAAGCGCTGAAAGCAATCGCTCTGAAAGACAATTTTGGAGAGGGTAAGGCGAAGCCCGTTGCGATCGACAAATCCTACATCGATCTGGGTATGCTTGAGTTGTTCGGAGCAAAACAAGACCTTACCTTTGAAGCCACGGTCAAACTCAGCCAAGCGGGTGTCGTCGCCGGCAACCGCAGGAAGTTTTTCAGAGATGCCAAGGGATGGTATCTCGACGTCAACAAGGACGGGGAGCTCTCCTTGCATTTATCCCCACGCCAAAACGGTAATTTCAGCCGCACGTACAAACGGCCGAAAGATCAGGCCCTGGTGATCACATCTCCCAAAAAGAGCGTCCCCTTCGAGGAGTCGGTCCAACTTGCCTTTTCCATCAGTGCGCAGGGCCTGGCAACATTGTTCGTCAATGGTGATTCCGTTGGCCAAGCTGAAATCGATCCAGCCGACCGAGACTACTCACTGAACAGCGTGCTCAGCACCACCGTCTTTGCCGACCCCTTCGGTAAACATGGCTCCTCCGGTGAAATCGAAAACATTCGGGTATGGCACAAACTTCTCACCGGTGAGGAATTGAAAGCCAATCGTATCAAACTCAGCAGCCCGGATGGGCTCGTATATTTCATCCTCTTCAACGACGCAGACCCGGTTGAAATGCTGACCCGGAAACCAGTAGTCATCAAACCCGATACCATGTAAACCTCCGCAACCTTGAAACTCGAAACCATACAAGCCGCCCTGCCTGATTCAGGCCTCAGACAGGGTGCCAACTGGCTGTTTTCACCCAAACCGCTGGAGCTGGACAAGCGTACCGCCAAATCCCTGACCCGGCTCGGACACCCACTCGCCCAGTTTCAACGGGCCTCGGACTCTGTCTATCAACGCAGTGCCAAAGGTAAACTTCCCCCCTGGATCTCCGAGCTTCTGGATGCTGGCAAACCCGAATGGATCACCAGCGCCCAACGTTCACCAGAACTGCGCAACACCCTCCCCCGGGTCATCCGACCCGACCTCATCCTCACCGGCGATGAAACCCATAGCTCCTTCGCCCTGACCGAGCTCGACTCCGTCCCAGGCGGCATGGGCATCACCCTCTGGCTATCCCAATTTTACAGCCAACATGGATATGATGTCTTAGGAGGAGAAATGGGCATCCGTGAAGGCTTTCAATCCTTGTTTCCAGACACAGGCGGACGTGTGCTGGTCAGCGAAGAATCCGCCGACTACCTGCCGGAAATGGAATGGCTGGCTTCGCAATGCCAAAACCTCAACACCCAAAGTGCGGAACAAGACAAGGGAGAACACTCTGCCGCCTATCGATTTTTTGAGTGGTTCGATTGGCAAAATATCCCCGCAGCTCAACAACTTGCGGCTTCTCCAAAGCTAAGCTCCCCCTGCAAACCCCACCTCGAAGAGAAACTCTGGCTCGCCCTGCTGCACACTCCATCATTACGAAAAATCTGGCAACAGGAGCTTCGTGCCAATCACCTCCAACGGCTGCTCGAGATCATCCCGCAAGGATGGGTCGTCGACCCCTCCCCTCTCCCACCGCATGCTTCGCTTCCAGGGCTCAATGTCCACTCCTGGGAAGACGTTGCCAATTTCAGCCAAAAAGAACGGCAGTTGGTTCTCAAAGTCAGCGGCTTCTCCGAACTCGCCTGGGGGTCACGCGGCGTCCACATCGGTCACGATATGCCATCCAACGAATGGCAGGAACAAGTGCGGCAAGCAACGGCATCCATCCATCAACAACCGTGGATGATGCAACGCTACCACGCCGGGAAAATCATCGAGCACCCGTACTTCGACCCCGAGACCGGCCAGGAACGCATCATGCAGGGACGCGCCCGGCTTTGCCCATATTTTTTCACCGACCTGGCAGGCAAAACCACCTTTGCAGGCTGCCTCGCGACCATCGTTCCCGCCGACAAAAAGAAAATCCACGGTATGAAGGATGGTATTCTGGTGCCTTGTATGGTGTGAGCCGATACGCATTAACAGGCTCAACCCTACTCCTGTAATTCCACACGGAAAAAATTGCGGTCTTGATCCGTATCATAGAGCCAGCGGAAGGTGTATTTGCCATCGCCTGCGGGAGTGGCATCAATCAATGACAGCCGCGTGGGTGACCATGTTTGTAAATCACCTGAGGCAAAGGGGTTGATGGTCAGGTCGTCGGTGTTGACGATGGAGGTGTAGGTAAAGACGATTTCTTCTGAGCCGAACCCCTCGGAGGAAAGATCTGCTACGACAGCCGAAGGAGTCGGCGTATCGCTTGGAGAAAGCGCATCGGTTCCGAGCAAATATTCCAGCCCGTTGGAAATACCATCTCCATCGGCATCTGCCTTGGGATCGGCTAATTCGGGAGCAACGGCCTCGGGGTAGGTGGTGGTATCGATTCTCTCACTGGGGGTGCCAAGTTTCCCTGATAATTGACTCAAGATGGTTGGGTTCTGAGCTGAGACATCCTCCACTTCGTAACGATAGGACGAAAGGTCATACAAGTCCTTGTCTGATCCTGTGTTGATTAAGCGCCACTCTAACGATCTTACTGTGGTAAGACTTCCAAAACGAGAATAGGCATACTCTTTTCCGGGTGCATACGGGTTACGAATCATGGGCAATAACGATTTTCCACTGATTCCGGATGGTGTCGTCAAACCACACATGTCAGCGATGGTGGGGTAAATATCAATGGTTTCCACAACCCCCTCTGCTTGGATACCGTGGAAGACATCAGGGCTGATATGGGAAGGAGCCTTGATGATAAGCGGTGACTCCAGAGAGCGCTCCAGCACCTTGTGCTTACCAATCAAACCATAATCATCCAAGCACCACCCGTGGTCACCCCAAAGAACCACGATGGTATTGTCTGCCAAGCCCAATGCCTCCAATTCATTGAGGACTTTACCGACTTGAGCGTCGACATAAGAAACACAGGCAAAATAAGCATGGCGAAGCTGATCGCGGTCGCTTCGGTTCGTGTAAGAGTTGATTTCGCTCGAATTGGTCGTCGTGGAAGCATTGGCCCCTGTCGGTTTGCCGGCCGGGCTCGCCGCAGGAAGCATTGCAGGATCATAGAGATCATAATACGCCTTGGGTGCATTAAACGGGAGGTGGGGTTTCATAAACCCCAGAGCCAGGCAGAACCTTGTGCCGTCATCTTTGAACTCACGTAGTTTCTCAATAGCCCCCTGTGCAATCTGGCCATCGGGGTAGGCCTCATCCGGAAGCGAGTTTCCCTGCTGATCCACACCGATCTCATAGGCCGGAGTAGTGACTTTGACGCGCCCGGTGCCATCGGCATAAGCAAAAAGTGGATAGCGTTGGGCGCCCCATTTGTTGTGATCCCAAAGGATTTCATTCCACGAATGACGCATGTCAGGGTTGGTTGCCTTGGTGCGGCCAATGTCATAGGTGCCTGAGTTATTGGACCACTGATAGCCGTCTGGCTCGTGAGTGAGTTTACCCATCGACACCGTATGCCACCCATTGCGTCGGAGTAGGTCCACCCAGCTTTCGGGTGCGCTTGGATACGATGTGGGCATTTTGCTAAAAGCTCCATTATCGTCGGTTGCTGACGTTGGTGTCAGACCGCTCATCAAGGCATAACGAGAGGCTCCACAAGTTGGAACCGCCACGTAATGGTTGCGGAAGAGTCGGCCCTGACTCGCCAGCGTATCGATATGGGGAGTCACCATGTGACTTTCTCCATAGCAATTGAGCTCTGGCCGTAAATCATCGACCGCAATAAACAACACATTCGGAGGATCCGCTGCTACCAGAGCAGATGTTGTGATAATCAATGAGATTGCTGAAAGAATGTTCATGGTTTGATGAGATAGAGTTCAAATCCGTTCAAAAACAAAAACTGATCTGAACCGTTACTGAGTGAAGCATCGAAATCGAGAACCAAAGGGCCGGAGCCATCATGGGAAAAAGAACATCCGATGCGGGGAACCTGTGCGTTGCTGATAAAGGTGGTATTGAGTCCGTCTGAGCCAAGGGTCGTGGGTTGAACCGAGTGCAGAGTAGCTCCTCCTTTGCTAACAGAAATAGTATTGGGTGTCTCAGTCGATGAGCCTTGGGCAAAGGCGAAGCCTGCTCCCGTGTAGGAATCCAGATGATAGGAGCGGAAAAAGTAATCGCCGGCAGGAAGGTTAGCCATGGTCACCCGGATGCTGCCTTTACGTGTTGCGATAAAATCCGAGACAAGAAAGGAGCAAGAAACATCGCCCCCGGGGATAGCACGTGTGCTGTCGGAGTTAGCACCCCGGAATTCAAGCTTTTCGCTGTCAGGTTGGCTGACGGTAACGGTGTAGGAGCCGATGGTTTTCGCGTAACTGTTGGCATTGGAAGCCTGATCCGTAGAACCCGCAATCGTTCGGAAAAGCGACTGGGATGGGGAGGCGTAAGCATCGCTGCGGTTGAAATCGACCCCAAAGAGACGATCTGCAGAACCTGCTTCAGGGGAATTGGGGTCGGTGCCTGCGGTGATTTCATCATCGTCATCCACCCCGTCGCCATCGGTGTCCGCCAAGACGGGGGATGTTTCATCACCGGTGTTGGCAACACCATCCGCACCAAGGTATTCTTCCAGATTGCTCAGTGCATCGCTATCCGCTGATGAGGCTGCATCATCGACATCCGGGTCGAAACCAAACAAAAATTCGTAAGTGTCGGGCATTCCATCTTCATCGCTGTCTTCGGAGCCGGGTTCTGGTTCCGGGGCGGAACTGACTTGGTATCGGGCATTGGAATAGGTGGCTTGATCGAGGTTGAGGCTGCCTCCAAATGATCCCCCCATGGTTGTGAAGGTAAAGTTTGAGGTGGTCAGATTGTTTTTTGTGTAAACCTGCTCATAAGCGCTTTCATTTCTGGTTAAACGAGAGACAATATCAACGCTGGTTGCGGAATCCCGTGTAATCGACATACTATAAATGTAATCTTCAGTATGACTGCCGCGGAAGACGCCTTCGTTGGTTTTATCCGCATTTAAATCCACGGCGTCCCCACCGGTGGAGATAAAGGCACCATTGGTTCGCATTTGATAAAGTTCCGATCCTGGCACGATGAAGTAACCTGCCGACCAATTTTCTCCGCTACTGGGAGTGGCATCAAACTGTCCACCATCATTGTAAACGCCCAGGCGAAAATCCCCGTGACCTGCATCCACCCCTCCT of Oceaniferula marina contains these proteins:
- a CDS encoding sulfatase — its product is MNILSAISLIITTSALVAADPPNVLFIAVDDLRPELNCYGESHMVTPHIDTLASQGRLFRNHYVAVPTCGASRYALMSGLTPTSATDDNGAFSKMPTSYPSAPESWVDLLRRNGWHTVSMGKLTHEPDGYQWSNNSGTYDIGRTKATNPDMRHSWNEILWDHNKWGAQRYPLFAYADGTGRVKVTTPAYEIGVDQQGNSLPDEAYPDGQIAQGAIEKLREFKDDGTRFCLALGFMKPHLPFNAPKAYYDLYDPAMLPAASPAGKPTGANASTTTNSSEINSYTNRSDRDQLRHAYFACVSYVDAQVGKVLNELEALGLADNTIVVLWGDHGWCLDDYGLIGKHKVLERSLESPLIIKAPSHISPDVFHGIQAEGVVETIDIYPTIADMCGLTTPSGISGKSLLPMIRNPYAPGKEYAYSRFGSLTTVRSLEWRLINTGSDKDLYDLSSYRYEVEDVSAQNPTILSQLSGKLGTPSERIDTTTYPEAVAPELADPKADADGDGISNGLEYLLGTDALSPSDTPTPSAVVADLSSEGFGSEEIVFTYTSIVNTDDLTINPFASGDLQTWSPTRLSLIDATPAGDGKYTFRWLYDTDQDRNFFRVELQE
- a CDS encoding VPS10 domain-containing protein, yielding MKNNRSKLSLFTQWLAAAIASASLCHAESEKESTNQKDRGALEEYNQELRDRGWHRKEANALTDALADTFGDDLLLPLPAPDQFVTKLFAGYQADYAKFEKDFPNASIPLPKGSPSKAGVWSRIYMNPTGGRIYDLELNPKNPDEIYANPDGDGIYFTKNGGKNWHVITDTIPTRLHRNCAENIIVDPRDFRHVFSISHYGRMYETKDQGATWSLVINTANQQGNVPQFKWVEAFRDRKNKLVIIGVVTKGSGRNGGWKPGVYRTENTGKTWQRIAVEGDKLQEMAFHKKNPDIVYLAGRSKLFISKNAGKSFSLLKDFKTGDRPMFITTLYGADADGLYVAVSTGRDTQVHFSKNKGRNWQLRQDSAKKVGHEKGIFGNDGSSGWTSFFEVDPFDPKHLMASSVGNCESFDGGVTWNYFSWGKRANAIMPDGSVIPSPHAGHNADNHVLKFHPAKRGFRVKGCDGGIMAKWEDKAANWTNISGDMPAFLWFSIIVNEFGDRYIAGNTQDLNVQTYRYGVWENEIGYEGDAIFINPYSNVTYYPCSPTEKGEGLNFLEPGNWKMHSWNMPKSTVNYSNPDQFFVAFGRRETSKSKQLPKFLYQSNNRGVSYDRVPNLDKPVFAMNVSRTDAPILTIFTATSVMATSDWGQNWQTHPYPKTFKASGGTRKVSGAVDPNNPKRLWLGGKDGKVFFSNNGGASWQDLSGTLPKGEVSELILHEGTGGDLYALINGYGVFYKAADSNDWSFWMDGFDLRDFKEIRIDYPQQKMVAASYGRGAWEAPLMTPCERFYPKGFAIKQLNELADIKVFGIDSPLVTPDYYNYHWTINGKPQGSNTPMLVSKNCKPGDTVELTLKPKHTTGIETRSKALKAIALKDNFGEGKAKPVAIDKSYIDLGMLELFGAKQDLTFEATVKLSQAGVVAGNRRKFFRDAKGWYLDVNKDGELSLHLSPRQNGNFSRTYKRPKDQALVITSPKKSVPFEESVQLAFSISAQGLATLFVNGDSVGQAEIDPADRDYSLNSVLSTTVFADPFGKHGSSGEIENIRVWHKLLTGEELKANRIKLSSPDGLVYFILFNDADPVEMLTRKPVVIKPDTM